The following proteins are co-located in the Polymorphospora rubra genome:
- a CDS encoding MFS transporter translates to MNASHVRGAGTGGGSGSPSGGGAASGGAASGGVPPPGGGLPRRVHGGYALGSLVTGAFGTVPGLLLLPYLTDTLGIAAGLAGLLVVLPKAWDVLVNPVAGRISDRTRTRWGARRPYLLVGGLALAVLFAAIFAAPFGNGSAAGGYVAVAFLLTATAFAFFQVPYVAMPAELTDSYDERTRLMTWRIAVLALAILVSGAVAPAVVTAGGNGIPGHRLMGLFVGALIVIGTIGVFFGTRGAPTGTVQESEPSLRAQLAVATANRPFRALLICFVVQSVGIGTVLAGVAYFAGQILESPDAGPTVLFACFVGPALLVMPVWSRVGARLGKLRAFVAASLLFAVAALVLVAAPVLPVVVVYLLVAVIGCGYAGQQVFALAMLPDCIAYDTARTGRRQAGVFTGLWTAGETFGLALGPGVFALVLQLFGYVSSDTGLAADQSDTARLGVLLGFTVLPALAVGLAVLLLRGYDLTPERLAAAGPTKPVDQAQPAEPVA, encoded by the coding sequence CGGGTGCACGGCGGGTACGCCCTCGGCTCGCTGGTCACCGGCGCGTTCGGCACCGTACCCGGGCTGTTGCTGCTGCCTTACCTGACCGACACGCTCGGCATCGCCGCCGGGCTCGCCGGCCTGCTCGTGGTGCTGCCGAAGGCGTGGGACGTACTGGTCAACCCGGTCGCCGGCCGGATCTCCGACCGCACCCGCACCAGGTGGGGCGCCCGGCGCCCGTATCTGCTGGTCGGCGGGCTGGCCCTGGCCGTACTGTTCGCGGCGATCTTCGCGGCGCCGTTCGGCAACGGATCGGCCGCCGGCGGGTACGTCGCCGTCGCGTTCCTCCTCACCGCCACCGCGTTCGCGTTCTTCCAGGTGCCGTACGTCGCCATGCCGGCCGAACTGACCGACTCGTACGACGAGCGCACCCGGCTGATGACCTGGCGGATCGCCGTACTGGCGCTGGCCATCCTGGTCTCCGGGGCGGTCGCGCCGGCCGTGGTCACCGCGGGCGGCAACGGGATCCCCGGCCACCGGCTCATGGGGCTGTTCGTCGGCGCGCTGATCGTGATCGGCACGATCGGCGTCTTCTTCGGCACCCGTGGCGCGCCGACCGGCACCGTTCAGGAGAGCGAACCGAGCCTGCGTGCCCAGCTCGCCGTGGCCACCGCCAACCGCCCGTTCCGGGCCCTGTTGATCTGCTTCGTCGTCCAGTCGGTCGGCATCGGCACGGTGCTCGCCGGCGTCGCGTACTTCGCCGGCCAGATCCTGGAGAGTCCCGACGCCGGGCCGACCGTGCTCTTCGCCTGCTTCGTCGGCCCGGCACTGCTGGTCATGCCGGTCTGGAGCCGGGTCGGCGCCCGGCTCGGCAAGCTGCGCGCGTTCGTCGCCGCGTCGCTGCTCTTCGCGGTCGCGGCGCTGGTGCTGGTCGCCGCCCCGGTGTTGCCGGTCGTGGTCGTCTACCTGCTGGTCGCGGTGATCGGCTGCGGGTACGCCGGACAGCAGGTCTTCGCCCTGGCGATGCTGCCGGACTGCATCGCGTACGACACCGCGCGCACCGGCCGCCGGCAGGCGGGGGTGTTCACCGGCCTGTGGACGGCGGGGGAGACCTTCGGCCTGGCGCTCGGCCCCGGGGTGTTCGCGCTGGTGCTGCAACTCTTCGGCTACGTGTCGTCGGACACCGGGCTGGCCGCCGACCAGTCCGACACCGCCCGGCTCGGGGTGCTGCTCGGCTTCACGGTCCTGCCGGCCCTCGCCGTCGGACTGGCGGTGCTGCTGCTGCGCGGCTACGACCTCACTCCCGAGCGCCTTGCGGCCGCCGGTCCGACCAAGCCGGTTGACCAGGCACAGCCCGCCGAGCCGGTAGCGTGA